AAGAGCATTAtctgttctttttttttgttttccaacTAGTGTTCGTTACCCATAGAATTCATGACGAAAGACTCTTCAAAATAAAAAGTGTACCCAACAAAGACGACTCCATATTCAGGAGCATCATCTCTCTGCTCATACATAAAAGTGTACATGCAGTGAATCAGAAGGGGAAAATTATATATTCTTGAGAAGCCACAAACTCTAGTAGCCACATTTTAGCAGTGTACAAGGTCAATCATAAGTTGTCCCTCCACCCCACCCCatcccttttattttcttttgggtaTTGTGCTCTCCAGCTGAGAGATCACCCACCACTTTTTAACTCACCCAATATAATCTCCAACACTTGGCTCCTCAATAGTCTCTTTGATAAGGACCTTACAACAAGGACTTGTAATAACAAGACACATGGCAAATGCAAAAGATACTTGAAAGAAAATCCCATTTTTTGCCAATCCCAACACATGGGCAAAGTCTACTTGCTTTTTTAGTCAAACAGAAAAgctaaaataaaggaaacaaaagaATTGAGTCATCAAATTTTACACTTTGTGAATTccaattcttgaaaaaattgaaatgatACAAAATGCAAGCTGTAAAGGAACTCAAGTTTTAGTAATTTCTTGAATATAAGTACTAATTTGTAGGGTGAATTGTGGAGATCTCTTTCATCCCCTATATGGTTGATGTAAATCAGAAGAGCCATTAGGTTGATGTAGTAGATTCTTTCCAAAACCTTGCTGCTAGTCCACCCAAAGGTACTGGGAATGGTCCATATTGAATCCCACTACCAGATCCTACCACTTCCCACCtgtaaataaacaaaaaatcaaTCAATCGACTACATCTCAATTTCATTAACTTTTACGAATTACACTAATTAAACAAGAACTTAAACacaaaaatttctttttaagAATCAGATCGATTATGTTTTGAATAAATAACATCGTTAATCACACGATAGCTATAAAATGATTatgaatatgataaataatcTAAAAGTTGATGTCTAGATCACAATTTCGACATGTAGCAGCACGTATGCCTTGAATAAGAGGTGGTCAAATATTGGTTCTTACCTCTTCTTTTGAAGAATATGACGACTTATCGATTTAGTCAATCTCAACTTATTTGGTATGACTCATAGTTATTACTATTAGTTCAAAATCATATACATTTATTTACTCACTATTATCTGTTTAATGAAGTTTGTTACAAAATAATGACAGTAGTTACTTTTGAGGAAAACACTAATAAGTGTCCTAAACGACACTTTACAAGATTAGATGACACGTAATTcattattaactcattaaaaacaTGATTTAACATTTCATGATCATATGATTATTGAAAGGacattattaaattaaaatgaagaaaagaaaaatacctGAATTTAGTGACTAGATGATGTGTCATAATAAGAATTTCCAGCTTGGCAAGTTCATTCCCTGGACAAGCGTGTACTCCACTGCCAAATGGCATAAATGTATTGGGTTTCGGCGCATTCtgcaaaatataaaaataataaatataattaatgcACAATTTTCATTTGtcgttatttttttcttaactaGTAAAGTATATATGGGGTAGgtaaataaaatcataagagtcttgTTGTACCTCAAATCTTGAAGGATCAAATTTTTGTGGATCAGGAAAGAACTCTGGGTTGTGATGAATATTTCTGAACAAAGGCATTACCTTCCATCCTTTTGGAATTAGGTACCCTACACCCAACATTTTCAACGAGTTTAATTTCTACGTACTGATGATGCAATCAtatctctaataaaataattagaGATAAATTTCTATATATGTTACTCGAATCCTACAATATTATTAGGCATTTAACAGATCTTTCAAAAGttattgattttgaaagaatttgacTGAGTATGACGATATTTTTAGAAGATCCGAACAACATGAATTCGAAAAATATTGACACAATCAGTATATATAATTCAAGTACTTTTTCAATACCTTTGTATTCTACATCAGCCACAGCCTCTCTAAATGCGAAAGATATAATGCTAGCCAGTCTCAATGCCTCCAAAACAACCTAAACAAGACACATTGTCAAGAGGTTAGTTAATATTAGACTATCATACACTCCTACAACTTTTGTTAAGAAAATCTTAATAAGTCATGTCTCTCGTTTAGTAACAAGATTGGAGCTATAGTTCTGCTTATAACGAGTTTGACATAACCTAATAATTATAGCTTAAATCTTTTCTTAAATTGAGAATCTCTAGACTCAAAATTATCTATAGACTTAAAATTCTAACTCCGCTTCTTAATTTTACTAAAAACTATTACCTTGTTAGTGATGTGCATCTTTCTTGTTTGTGTCCATGTCAACCCATGATTTTCTTGTTCATTTGACTGCCAGATCACTTTCTGTTCAGACTGCATAATTATTACCAAACATTAAATGCCAACACAAAAATGTCTTCAAATCAatagtagtttttttttaaaaataattcaaaatggaATGTTCTAGATGTTTTTACCTTGACACACTCACGAAGCTTAGGATTATCATGAAGGTACTTTAGAATCCAAGTCAAAACACTTGCTGTTGTATCTTGTGCAGCAAATAAAACTCCAATTATATTATCAGCAATTTGATCTTCATTTAATACCAATaatcctttttcttctttagcATTCAAGAAACAACTCAACAACCCTTTCTCTAGtaccttcttctccttcctttCACTTATTATTTCACTTAAAATCTTCCCAAGTCTCTTTCTTGCCTACAcacacaacaataataataataaaaacgtGATCGAGTCAGCAAAATTAACTACATAAAATTAAGTGATATGACTAATTAAAATGACACTTACTTGAAGGGCCTTTCTGTAAGGACTCCCTGGAAATTTTGTTGGAAATGAATTGTAACCTTTATCAACTATGCTataattcttcttcaattcttcctTCACATGATTATCCAAACGTCCAAATATAGCAAGTATACCTACTTCAAAAGAAAactaacacacacacacaaaaaaaaaaaagagtcaaGGAAAAGTACTTATTTAAGAAAGATAAGAGTGTTTGGTCACTCTTTTAGAATATAAATTAAGTATTTTTGggtaaaaaaatacttttgaaatcTTGATCAAGCAAAAATAAATGTTTACAAATTAATTGACCAAACATAAAGCTCCAAAAATACTTTTCGAAAAACACTACAAACAAAATACTATTTAAATAAGcagattttgaaaatttggtCAAACTGaattaaatgttttaaagtaaAACCAACCTTTTTCATCTCATGATAAGTGTTGACAACATGTCCACCAGCCCAAGATTTCAAGGCAGAAATTGATAATTCTTCGATGTGAGCGATTTGATTACGAATGGATTCTGGATTTAATGAAGCTTGAACAAATTTTCTTAGGTGATTATGATAATCTCCTTGGTGAAAAAAAAGTGCTGATTGACCAATTAAATTCTCTTTGCTTTTAGGATAAGTTGGCTTGAACAAATTTGCTTGGTTCACTAGTACAAATCTAGCAGCTTCTGGACTTGCCAACATCACACATGGACAACCTAGTATTTTTGTCTTAAAAATTTCACCATACCTGGAAAAAAAACCACATCAATTGTACAACAATTAATGTTGTTTTAGTACCAAAAAGTCTTCAATCACATTGGAAGTAAAATGCATATAGGGCTCAAACTAAAGATCTCTCCGCTATAACTCTTGTTGGTTGTATAGAGGGCAGGGACGTATATACGTGCATAGTGAAAAATACAATTACTACTAagacatatataaaaaaaattaaaaaatgaaatggTACCTTCTTTGCCTGTTAATGAAGAAGGCATTAGGGTCTTGAGAGTAAAGTTGAAGAGTTTCTCCAATATAAGGCCATCCCATTGATCCAGGAGGAAGTTTGTAAGTTTTTTTCTTGGATGGTGATTTGTCACTTtttctaaaacaaaaataatatgagagggtactaagaagaaatatcaagacatagaaaaatatttcaaaataattaaccATGTTCCTATGTTTTTGTTATATAGATTTGACAAATGAAGTTTCTTTAGTGAATGAGgtgatttttgttgttgttgttgaagagTGGAGATGGTGGTAGCCTtctttatataggcatgaaAGGGATGTGAATAGGAGAATATACTAGTActagaatttcaaaaataaaataaagtgtaTATTCTTTTATTGGTCAAACATTAAATTAGATACTCTATTAGttaaaattcaatttatttctttatttagcCTCACTAATAAaggtaaattaataaataacatagctaattttgttttcttaattttggGATTTGAACATAATGAAAGTGGATTGGAATGATAGGTGTGTATAGGATATCGggtgtaaataaatattaaataagagATTATATTAGACACAAttcaatatatttatttatttatcctcACCAATAAAGGTTCTTTTATTGGTCAAACATTAAATTAGATACTCTATTAGttaaaattcaatttatttctttatttagcCACACTAATAAAGGTAAATTAAGAAATAACATAGctaattttgttttcttaattttggGATTTGGACATAATGAAAGTGGATTGGAATGAAAGGTGTGTATAGGATATCGggtgtaaataaatattaaataagagATTATATTAGACACAAttcaatatatttatttatttatttatttatcctcACCAATAAAGGTAAATTAATCAACAGTTTAGCTATTTTTTCATAGGAGTTAAATCCAAGAAGAAAGAATGAGAGTGGATTGAAATGAGGAGGTGGATATAAATATCAAAtgcaaataaatattaattaaaatattaaataagagATTATATTAGACACAAttcaatatatttatttatttatttatcctcACCAATAAAGGTAAATTAATCAACAGTTTAGCTATTTTTTCATAGGAGTTAAATCCAAGAAGAAAGAATGAGAGTGGATTGAAATGAGGAGGTGGATATAAATATCAAAtgcaaataaatattaattaaaatattaaataagagATTATATTAGACACAAttcaatatatttatttatttatttatttatcctcACCAATAAAGGTAAATTAATCAACAGTTTAGCTAATTTTTCATAGGAGTTAAATCCAAGAAGAAATAATGAGAGTGGATTGGAATGAGGAGGTGGATATAAATATTGGAtgcaaataaatattaaataagagATTATATTAGACACAATtcaatatatttctttatttatccTTACCAATAaaagtaaattaataaataatttagctATTTTTTCACAAAATCCAGGAAGAAAGAGTTCCTGatttgtttatttaattttgggaTTTGGACATAATATATAAGAGTGGGGATTGGGCATGAAGAGGTgggaattaattttttttataaggatcgagtattattttttatattgcatttgttagttattaattattatcaatcaatagaatataatgaaatatattttcatccatatataatttaaatgaaaCTAAAAGTAAGTGGTTCCAAGTAGATTATACTTTGTACTTATCTAAATGAAATAGAATGTAATAAGTGGTTACAATATGTAATAATAATTAGTTACTACATACTTATCCAAATGAAATAAAATGTAAATGGTTACAAAaaatttacatacttattcaaATGGAAATAAATGTAGGTGGTTACAAAACATGTACATACTTATCCTCAACAATAAAGCAAAATTGATAAATAACTTTAGCTAATTTGCCAATGTATTAAATTCCAGAAGAAGAGTTattgactttttttttcctttcactCTGGGATATTGACATAATATTATGAGAATTGAGAGCAGGAATTGGTTAGAGAATAagtaaatataaatattgaatgtGAATAAATAGTTATTAATGGTGGAGGGTGGAATGAGACCTTTGAGTGTGACTTTAAGAGAAGACGGAATAAAATTGCGCACTGAATGTGATTTTCATATTCGCCATTATACACATGCAACTAACTTTCTATCTCATTATAAAAGatagatttaaaatttaaagtcGATTAATATAGAGTTAATACCGTTCATTTCACAAAATTGCCAAAATGCATTTGCTACTATGatcaataaaataaagtaatggAATTAATACATTATTATCCATAATAATTGGAATGAAATATGAAGTAAGTGGTTAAGTGGGAAATCTTAGTAGCTCAGTTAATTGGCTATCTGAACTTTGGCCTTCTTAATGAGGGTTCGACTCCCCCACCTTATAATCTTCACCCCCATTTTCCTTTGCCCCCGATGTGTGCAACCAAACGTATTTATGCAATACTTACTTTAGACCAAAATTATAGTTTATTACACTTATTATGAATGTAGTTTATAATCACAATTCAAATTTCTCAATCATTAAAATTACTAtgtaaattttgatttgatCCCTCTAAGTACCTTCTCTGAATCATTTAAGGAGAACGAATAAGAGACTCGTGAAATTATCATAAATTAAGTCAGTTGAACGCTCAACTTCTTAAACTTTTATATGATAATCCATAGTTCGATACTATCAAACATTGATATTAGCAATGTAAAGAATAGTATACATATGGAAATTGCTTCCCTAAGAAAAGACGACATTCCTTCCTTTGGCACTTCATAGAAAGTGAATTAACTTGAACAGTAATAATTtggcaacatatatacatacaaaaaaagaaagaaaacatatATGATGGTTTGTACGCTTCTACCAGTAAACTATTGACCTAGGTTCTTACTACAATAAGAACAGTAAATAATAGAAAAAGTAAAAACACAACTGTTTTATGTGGAATCCCCATTGCTCAAGGTAGGAAAAATCATGACCTGTCTCACAGGATTTCACACAGATTTCATTATTAAACAAGGAGCAACAAACGATTACAAACTCTTGCAATCATAAGGATTAAACTCTTAATCCCTTCCCCCTTACTAAGACACCTAGAATCTTCAACCACTAAGCAATAACTCTGTTGCCTACTAAACTAATCCCCTCAGATTAATTTAGACTTCAAAACAATTCATCCTAACTAACTCTagctaggggtgtacatggaccgggttggttcggattttttacaaaccaaaccaaaccatttgtgtcgggttattaaatctataaaccaaaccaaaccaataaaagtcggatttttcaatatcaatttttctcgggtttttcgggtttctcgggtttttcggatttttcatagtatctaataaaaagcatagagcagtgcttcttaaaaagagttctagtacaaaatatcaacatataaaatggacgcagaacactgtttgaagttttaactttataagatgggcttttttttgtatattatttagatgggcttctcaagtccaaatataaatgtaagaaagaaaacaaaaattataaaaaaaatttaaaaaacatttataaattatattttaataaatatttttatgtataacataatttaaaagtagtatatctataatcgggtcggtttggattcggtttgactttttttagttaaaaccaaaccaaccctataatggttgggttttttttcaaacaccaaaccaagtcaaaccaaaccactagtcggcttttttttccggtttgattcggtttgtcggtttggtgcggtttatcggtttgccctgtacagccctaactCTAGCTATGGATTACAAAATGAGCAAAAACAGATTCAAAGTAAACACCAAGCTCCATCCTAGATTAGGACCTGATTTACATGAAATGAGTGAAGAAATAAAACTTAGAAACAACACATAATGACAAACTCGAGCTCCGTAGTTGTTCCTTCGTTTCTATTTCTTGAGAGTGAAAGTGTTCTTGCCTTTTGATTGTGTGAGATGAATTCCTGAAAGTTTGTTTGTGCCAATATAGATGAGACATAATATTGGATGATTATGTCCTCTTGGAGCAATTCTATTTGCCAGAAACCTGCCACATTGACACAGCCCAAGCACTCACAAAACGGTTACAACAGTGTACTATTTGTCGGCTATCACTTTAAATTGCACATATCAATTCGATTCTAACATGGAATTAGGTCCCACACCAAATTTCaatttgtcaaatcatcaaaactacAATCTAATCGTAAATGATCATTAATTAATTCTAGGACAAAATTCTATAGATGGAATTGACCCAACATAAAAATAGTTGCCTTGAAGGGTTTCTTGAGTTTGCTAGAAAGTAGAAATACTGTTGGGAACTTGACTTATTCATGAAATTAAATGTGGGAAAGAGAAACTTCTTTCCAAATATGTCACACACAAGAGCATGACAAATAAAACAAGCCGGCCAATGGACGTGAGCTGGTTACCGGTtcaatcaaattttatatttatcttaaaaattcataaaacaacAAGTTCATagacttcaaattttgaatttggacATCGTAATACCATATCTAattgatttcttcattcttaattaataaaaatccaCATCAAGCTAGATTTTTGGCCTATCAAAAATACTACACGCGCATGATAAATAAATCTTGTTGTACCAGATCTAAGATTACAAGTTAGTTACTAGTAGTATAActacaatatataaaatttggaCCTTCTAGGAAGCCTTCTGAATGAAGCAATTTCATTTGTCCAATTGTTGATGTCACCGACCAACAAATTAAGAAACTTCCAGTGTTTTCTATTGACTTTTGTTCCTATTTGTTCAACAATTTAAAGTAATTTTGATATGTTCGAGCTTACATTTTATGGACGTAAGTGTTTGCAACCAACatgtaaaaaaaagtaaatgatTTACTACTATAGAAGTTAAATTACTAATATTGATATTGTTGGAAATAGCTATTGAATCATAATGATGAGACATATGATTTATGATTGTTGCAAATTCTCTTTCGTCGGCAAAAATCTGGAAGTCTACCTTTAGGTATCGTTTGAGCATAAATATATTTggaaaaatttgaagaaaaaaacttGGGAACTAAGGTTTGGCGATATAATTTGTTattacttggcaaatatatttggcaaaacattccaagttcccaagttctagaaaaaaattaaaatttgggCCAAGTTCTATTATTtgcaaattaatttttaaaaatttaaaaattaccccaaattttatattttataaaaacactcaTTATCTATTAATCTCAATTAATATCTACCTACAACTAACTCCACTAAAAAGAATAACTTGTTTTTGATGGGTTATAATTTGTCTTAAATCAATTAAAAGTTTGAGCATGTAATTATTGTACTGTTCTTGCCcatattgttgtttttgttattgttgatttccATTAATTATGTTATATAAGATTATTTTTAATGGAACATATTCATTATAAGAATTTTTATAACTAGattataaaacatatttttttcaaagcCAAATATTTCTTCCAAAATCTATAGGCAAACACATGATGAAACTcgaaaacttcaaaaaaaataactaaccaaaaatacttagaaatttgtGGTCAAACGCTAACTTAGAGCGAAAATGCTTTTGGATAAAATTGTAGGTTCAACTTTGCGAAGACAACAAATATTTGGTACTTTGTTTTTAGCTGAGTCGAAAGCATTGTGGTTTGATTTATGGAAGACACTGTGGTTTTAATACGAAGCCCAGTTTTGTACGTAATAATAA
This region of Solanum dulcamara chromosome 9, daSolDulc1.2, whole genome shotgun sequence genomic DNA includes:
- the LOC129904425 gene encoding abscisic acid 8'-hydroxylase CYP707A1; translation: MVNYFEIFFYVLIFLLSTLSYYFCFRKSDKSPSKKKTYKLPPGSMGWPYIGETLQLYSQDPNAFFINRQRRYGEIFKTKILGCPCVMLASPEAARFVLVNQANLFKPTYPKSKENLIGQSALFFHQGDYHNHLRKFVQASLNPESIRNQIAHIEELSISALKSWAGGHVVNTYHEMKKFSFEVGILAIFGRLDNHVKEELKKNYSIVDKGYNSFPTKFPGSPYRKALQARKRLGKILSEIISERKEKKVLEKGLLSCFLNAKEEKGLLVLNEDQIADNIIGVLFAAQDTTASVLTWILKYLHDNPKLRECVKSEQKVIWQSNEQENHGLTWTQTRKMHITNKVVLEALRLASIISFAFREAVADVEYKGYLIPKGWKVMPLFRNIHHNPEFFPDPQKFDPSRFENAPKPNTFMPFGSGVHACPGNELAKLEILIMTHHLVTKFRWEVVGSGSGIQYGPFPVPLGGLAARFWKESTTST